A portion of the bacterium genome contains these proteins:
- a CDS encoding cbb3-type cytochrome c oxidase subunit I produces MSHDSHEQGQEHHKESFLSHYIFSTDHKMIGKQFLLLSIIMALFGGAMAFLIRWEVAFPNVPAPFFGLVSADKFNAIITLHGTIMIFFVGMPFLGAFPSNFLIPLMIGARDMAFPKLNMASFWLTFAGAVLLIASLFVPGGPVAGGWVGYPPLSASSEFAGVHMGAILWLLSLALALFSSSLGGLNYLVTVITLRAPGMTYNRLPMTVWFLLAAAITFFFSAGPLIAGAFMLLMDNTFDTGFFLPAQGGEPMLWEHLFWFFGHPEVYVLFFPALGMGLDILATFTRKPIFGYKLILQSTVAAILLSFIVWAHHMFMSGLNPLLATPFSITTILISIPFAIIIFCMLATLRHGSIRLELPMLWMLGFLATFLIGGLTGIFLGSAAADIYLHGTYFVVAHFHYTLFPSVFFGGFAGTYYWFPKIYGRKLNEKLGLLHLAGTFLFFNGTFWPLFRVGIGGMIRRIADPSFYPQYHQFDGWNIFATVSATCLIATQVIFLWNLVTSIVHGKKAERNPWESNTLEWLAESPPPHGNWGPALPIVTSDPYEYSKPGESKDWKPQASNIPLEGA; encoded by the coding sequence ATGAGCCACGATTCCCACGAACAGGGACAAGAGCACCACAAGGAAAGTTTCCTGAGTCATTACATCTTCTCCACCGATCACAAGATGATCGGGAAACAGTTCCTCCTTCTCTCCATCATCATGGCGCTCTTTGGCGGGGCCATGGCCTTCCTGATCCGTTGGGAAGTGGCTTTTCCCAACGTTCCCGCCCCTTTCTTCGGATTGGTCTCGGCCGATAAATTCAACGCCATCATCACCCTGCACGGGACCATCATGATCTTCTTTGTGGGGATGCCGTTCCTGGGGGCGTTCCCCTCCAACTTCCTCATTCCCCTCATGATCGGGGCGCGGGACATGGCTTTTCCCAAGCTCAACATGGCTTCTTTCTGGCTCACTTTCGCGGGCGCGGTTCTTTTGATCGCCTCCCTCTTCGTGCCGGGAGGGCCTGTGGCGGGTGGTTGGGTCGGTTATCCTCCCTTGTCGGCCAGCTCGGAATTCGCCGGAGTGCACATGGGCGCCATTCTTTGGCTTTTGTCCTTGGCCCTGGCCTTGTTCTCCTCCAGCTTGGGCGGCTTGAACTACCTGGTCACGGTCATCACGTTGCGGGCGCCGGGCATGACCTACAACCGGCTTCCCATGACGGTCTGGTTCCTCTTGGCCGCGGCCATCACCTTCTTCTTCTCGGCCGGGCCGCTCATTGCCGGTGCCTTCATGCTCCTGATGGACAATACGTTCGACACCGGGTTCTTCCTTCCGGCCCAAGGGGGCGAGCCCATGCTCTGGGAGCACCTTTTCTGGTTCTTCGGGCACCCGGAGGTCTACGTCCTTTTCTTCCCAGCGTTGGGGATGGGGCTGGATATCCTGGCCACCTTCACCCGGAAGCCGATCTTTGGTTATAAGTTGATCCTCCAGTCCACCGTGGCGGCCATCCTCCTCTCTTTCATCGTTTGGGCCCACCATATGTTCATGTCGGGCCTGAACCCGCTCTTGGCCACACCTTTTTCGATCACGACGATCCTCATTTCTATTCCCTTCGCCATCATCATCTTCTGCATGTTGGCGACGCTCCGGCATGGTTCCATCCGTTTGGAACTACCCATGCTTTGGATGTTGGGGTTTCTGGCGACCTTCCTGATCGGCGGTCTTACCGGGATCTTCCTGGGGTCCGCCGCGGCCGACATTTACCTGCATGGTACCTACTTCGTAGTGGCCCACTTCCATTACACCCTTTTCCCGTCGGTCTTTTTCGGCGGTTTCGCGGGGACCTACTATTGGTTCCCCAAGATCTATGGCCGTAAATTGAACGAGAAGTTGGGCCTCCTTCACTTGGCGGGGACCTTCCTGTTCTTCAACGGGACCTTCTGGCCCCTTTTCCGCGTCGGCATCGGCGGAATGATCCGCCGTATCGCCGATCCCTCCTTCTATCCGCAATACCACCAATTCGACGGTTGGAACATATTCGCCACTGTTTCAGCGACCTGCTTGATCGCCACCCAGGTGATCTTCCTCTGGAACCTGGTCACCAGTATCGTCCACGGGAAAAAAGCCGAACGTAACCCTTGGGAGTCGAACACCCTGGAATGGTTGGCCGAATCACCGCCTCCCCACGGTAACTGGGGGCCGGCGTTGCCGATCGTGACCAGCGACCCTTATGAATACAGCAAGCCGGGTGAGTCGAAGGATTGGAAACCCCAGGCGAGCAATATTCCCCTGGAAGGAGCCTGA
- a CDS encoding cytochrome c oxidase subunit II has translation MLDALPQAISSFAPDIDHMLRLIYWITGAFFIGMEGYLVYLVVRYRQRKGVAAKYETGSTLVQIQWILIFSVVILALDLTLDFLGAKTWDLVKVDMPVTDMNIRVQAKQFDWTFFYPGADGQLGTADDISSYRELHIPVGKKIGIDLTSLDVIHDFFLPEVRLKQDVMPQRHIKAWFDTTQAGTFHIVCDELCGIGHTRMTGVLQVDDQKTFEDWLSAKDKEQHGGAK, from the coding sequence ATGCTTGACGCCCTGCCCCAAGCCATCTCGTCCTTCGCCCCGGACATCGACCATATGCTTCGGCTCATTTATTGGATCACGGGAGCCTTCTTCATCGGTATGGAGGGTTATCTTGTTTATCTGGTCGTCCGTTACCGCCAACGCAAAGGCGTAGCGGCCAAGTACGAGACGGGGAGCACCTTGGTCCAGATCCAATGGATCTTGATCTTTTCCGTGGTCATCCTGGCTTTGGACCTGACCCTCGATTTCCTGGGAGCCAAGACCTGGGATCTGGTCAAGGTCGACATGCCCGTCACCGATATGAACATCCGAGTCCAGGCCAAGCAGTTCGACTGGACCTTCTTTTATCCTGGCGCGGACGGTCAACTGGGGACCGCCGACGATATCTCTTCCTATCGTGAACTCCATATCCCGGTCGGCAAGAAGATCGGGATCGACCTGACCTCACTCGACGTCATCCACGACTTTTTTCTTCCCGAGGTCCGTTTGAAACAGGACGTCATGCCCCAACGGCACATCAAGGCCTGGTTCGATACGACCCAAGCCGGGACCTTCCATATCGTCTGCGATGAATTGTGCGGCATCGGGCATACGCGGATGACCGGGGTCCTGCAGGTGGATGATCAAAAGACCTTCGAGGATTGGTTGTCGGCGAAAGATAAAGAACAGCATGGAGGGGCTAAATGA
- a CDS encoding fatty acid desaturase, giving the protein MDQTSLQFPMAEAKRVTQDLFEPHAWIYWIDFLFFDLLGWVAFVRAARFPFFSLAQISAFLLAGFSLYRAVIFVHELTHLKKGTFRLFHGIWNVLCGFPLMVPPFLYMGVHIDHHKQKFYGTRNDHEYFDFGLERPYRIPLFLLTMLLAPAIFLVRFLFLTPLSYLVQPLRKPLWELASSLAVGSGFKRPWPDRHEQRIWWVQEFMTFAYAATVVFLMARDILPWKVLGLWYAVAVFILFTNGLRTLVAHCYLNPPDREMTFTEQFLDSIDIPGNNLITPLWAPVGLRFHATHHLFPGMPYHSLGEAHRRLMRDLPLGNPYPWAMRKSLWAALKRLWKEASKNSKAQRI; this is encoded by the coding sequence TTGGACCAAACCTCTCTCCAATTCCCCATGGCCGAAGCAAAAAGGGTCACCCAGGACCTCTTTGAACCACACGCTTGGATCTATTGGATCGACTTCCTGTTCTTCGACCTGCTCGGATGGGTCGCTTTCGTCCGGGCCGCACGGTTCCCTTTTTTCTCGTTGGCCCAGATAAGCGCCTTTCTTTTGGCGGGATTCTCCCTCTACCGGGCGGTCATCTTTGTCCACGAATTGACCCATTTGAAAAAGGGGACATTCCGTCTTTTCCATGGGATCTGGAATGTCCTTTGCGGGTTCCCGCTGATGGTCCCTCCCTTCCTTTATATGGGCGTCCACATCGACCACCACAAGCAGAAATTCTATGGGACCCGGAACGATCACGAGTATTTCGATTTTGGCCTGGAGCGGCCCTATCGTATCCCGCTTTTCCTCCTGACCATGCTGCTGGCCCCCGCCATTTTTCTGGTCCGCTTCCTTTTTTTGACGCCCCTTTCCTACCTGGTCCAACCCCTTCGCAAACCCCTCTGGGAGTTGGCCTCTTCCTTGGCGGTCGGTTCCGGTTTCAAGCGTCCTTGGCCGGACCGTCACGAACAAAGGATCTGGTGGGTCCAGGAATTCATGACCTTTGCCTATGCCGCCACCGTTGTCTTCCTGATGGCGCGGGATATCCTTCCCTGGAAAGTCCTCGGCCTTTGGTATGCGGTGGCGGTCTTCATCCTTTTTACCAATGGCTTGCGCACCCTGGTGGCCCACTGCTACCTCAACCCTCCCGATCGGGAGATGACCTTCACCGAACAGTTCCTCGACTCCATCGACATTCCAGGCAACAACCTGATCACGCCGCTCTGGGCGCCGGTCGGCCTGCGTTTCCACGCGACCCATCATCTTTTCCCTGGAATGCCTTATCACTCCTTGGGAGAAGCGCATCGCCGTCTGATGCGGGACTTGCCGCTCGGCAATCCCTATCCTTGGGCCATGCGGAAAAGTTTATGGGCCGCTTTAAAGCGGCTTTGGAAGGAAGCTTCGAAGAATTCGAAGGCCCAAAGGATTTAG
- a CDS encoding ZIP family metal transporter produces the protein MSSSFLYMLLSVTVVSLLSLIGISLLALSHRTFHRLVFFLVALAVGALFGDSFLHLIPDSFQDPSRSTVSSFCVLLGILLFFGLENFLQWRHQHSDEDHAIEPYGYLNILADVAHNLIDGLLIGASYLVGTKMGLATTLAVVLHEIPHEFSNFGILVRSGFSRWRALFLNFLTALAALLGGLLAWWVGERSGNFIQILIPLTAGGFIYIAGSDLVPQLHKDVRSLKALSQLLAILAGVGLMYLVKVLE, from the coding sequence ATGTCATCTTCTTTCCTTTATATGTTGCTCAGCGTGACGGTCGTGAGCCTTTTGTCCCTGATCGGCATATCGCTATTGGCCTTGAGCCATCGGACCTTCCATCGATTGGTGTTCTTCTTGGTGGCCTTGGCGGTAGGCGCCCTTTTTGGGGACAGTTTCCTGCATTTGATCCCGGATTCCTTCCAGGATCCATCGCGATCCACCGTCTCATCCTTTTGCGTCCTTTTGGGGATCCTTTTGTTCTTTGGACTGGAGAATTTCCTCCAATGGCGGCATCAGCATTCGGACGAGGACCATGCCATTGAACCCTATGGTTACCTCAATATCCTCGCGGATGTGGCCCATAATCTCATCGACGGCCTCCTCATCGGGGCATCCTACCTGGTCGGGACGAAGATGGGGCTGGCCACTACCCTGGCGGTGGTCCTCCACGAGATCCCCCATGAGTTCAGTAATTTCGGGATCCTGGTCCGTTCCGGGTTCAGCCGTTGGCGGGCCCTCTTCCTCAATTTTCTTACGGCCTTGGCGGCCCTTTTGGGCGGCCTTTTGGCGTGGTGGGTCGGGGAACGGTCAGGAAACTTCATCCAGATCCTGATCCCGCTCACGGCGGGTGGGTTCATTTACATCGCCGGTTCCGACCTTGTGCCCCAACTGCACAAGGATGTGAGGTCCCTCAAGGCTTTATCCCAACTCCTGGCCATCCTGGCGGGAGTTGGATTGATGTACTTGGTGAAGGTCCTCGAATAG
- a CDS encoding P-II family nitrogen regulator, translating to MKKIELIIRPEKFLDVKKALDEVGYSGMTVTEVQGHGMQKGLTQKWRGMTFKYALLPKMKIEIVAKDKAVTNIVKVIMDTAGTGREGDGKIFISKVEMAYRVRTRESGEKAIT from the coding sequence ATGAAAAAGATCGAACTCATCATCCGTCCCGAGAAATTCCTGGACGTGAAAAAAGCATTGGACGAGGTCGGCTATTCGGGAATGACCGTCACCGAGGTCCAAGGGCACGGCATGCAGAAGGGGCTCACCCAGAAATGGCGGGGGATGACCTTCAAGTACGCGCTCCTTCCCAAGATGAAGATCGAGATCGTCGCCAAGGACAAGGCCGTCACCAACATCGTCAAGGTCATCATGGATACCGCCGGCACCGGCCGCGAAGGTGACGGAAAGATCTTCATCAGCAAGGTCGAGATGGCCTACCGGGTACGGACCCGGGAATCGGGGGAAAAGGCGATCACCTAA
- a CDS encoding sodium:proton antiporter, protein MFEEIPKVENQSYWQSMEQWKAGLNCSPFFLLLFFIAVLPFVPKVNEWWEKLGNKLILSGLCALAGIWLYVAPTGDHGKIWETFLEYAAFLSLLGALFTVSGGIHISGAFAGLPYINTLFLGLGGFLASFLGTTGASMILIRPLLRANRLRKHKTHIVVFFIFIVSNCGGVLTPLGDPPLYLGFLRGVPFFWTFRLIPVWALILLILLFIFHILDDRIFDEEEKNMRVNLIREIEGAERTIHIQGWPNVFFLFAILATILVSGDLIYPGLRESQGEKAAQEISKIFQIFMMTGIGIFSHRMTSPKIHYDNQFSFAPIQEVAVLFLGIFGSMIPTLALLEAKGQSLALAHPWQYFWFSGFLSSFLDNAPTYLSFATLAAGQNGLTADHLGTLAEKFPHLLAAISCGSVLMGANSYIGNGPNFMVKAIAEYMGVKMPSFGGYLLWSLSVLVPVFILVTFVFFG, encoded by the coding sequence TTGTTCGAGGAAATCCCCAAGGTGGAAAATCAGAGCTACTGGCAAAGCATGGAGCAGTGGAAGGCGGGTCTCAATTGCTCGCCCTTTTTTCTCCTTCTTTTCTTCATCGCCGTTCTTCCCTTCGTCCCCAAGGTCAATGAATGGTGGGAGAAGCTTGGGAACAAGCTGATCCTATCGGGTCTTTGTGCCCTGGCGGGCATCTGGCTCTACGTCGCCCCCACGGGCGACCACGGTAAGATCTGGGAGACCTTCCTGGAATATGCCGCTTTTCTTTCCCTCCTCGGAGCCCTTTTCACGGTCTCGGGTGGCATCCATATTTCGGGGGCCTTCGCCGGTCTTCCTTATATCAACACGTTGTTCCTGGGTTTGGGCGGGTTCCTGGCCAGTTTCCTGGGGACCACCGGGGCCAGCATGATCCTGATCCGGCCTTTACTGCGGGCCAATCGCCTGCGCAAGCACAAGACCCATATCGTGGTCTTTTTCATTTTCATTGTTTCCAACTGTGGGGGGGTCCTGACCCCCCTGGGCGATCCGCCCCTCTACCTTGGATTCCTGCGCGGGGTCCCTTTTTTCTGGACCTTTCGGTTGATCCCGGTCTGGGCCCTCATCTTGCTGATCCTTCTTTTTATCTTCCATATCCTGGATGACCGCATCTTCGATGAGGAAGAGAAGAACATGCGGGTCAACCTGATCCGGGAGATCGAGGGCGCGGAAAGGACGATCCATATCCAGGGATGGCCCAACGTGTTCTTCCTTTTCGCCATCCTGGCGACCATCCTCGTCTCGGGGGACCTGATCTATCCGGGTTTGAGGGAGAGCCAAGGAGAGAAAGCGGCCCAGGAGATATCGAAGATCTTCCAGATCTTCATGATGACGGGGATCGGGATCTTTTCGCACCGCATGACATCGCCCAAGATCCATTACGACAACCAATTCTCCTTCGCGCCGATCCAGGAGGTGGCGGTCCTTTTCCTGGGGATCTTCGGGTCCATGATCCCGACCCTGGCCCTTTTGGAAGCCAAGGGCCAGAGCTTGGCCTTGGCCCATCCTTGGCAATATTTCTGGTTCTCGGGGTTCCTGAGCAGTTTCCTGGACAATGCGCCGACCTATCTCAGTTTCGCTACCTTGGCGGCGGGCCAGAACGGGCTGACGGCCGACCATTTGGGGACACTGGCTGAAAAATTCCCCCATCTTTTGGCAGCGATCTCCTGTGGGTCGGTCCTGATGGGCGCCAACAGTTACATCGGTAACGGGCCGAATTTCATGGTGAAGGCCATCGCCGAATATATGGGGGTCAAAATGCCGTCCTTTGGGGGCTACCTGCTCTGGTCCCTTTCCGTACTGGTGCCGGTCTTCATCCTGGTGACCTTCGTTTTCTTCGGGTGA
- the amt gene encoding ammonium transporter, whose product MADTVKALGDQATSLKVAADTIWTLITAMLVFWMNAGFALVESGMCRTKNTVNILSKNFIVFAVSSISFWVLGWGLMFGNGNGFIGTSGLWLVGGADNSPATGAAYQGDYSSINWTSTPLWAKFFFQLVFAGTAATIVSGAVAERIKYFSFIVFSFILVGIIYPITGHWIWGGGWLGGKLFHDFAGSTVVHSVGGWAALAGALILGPRIGKYNKDGSANTLPAHNMSTATLGCLILWLGWFGFNPGSTMAADPTAMARICVTTNTAAAMGALAATFMTALLMGKPSLGMTINGCLAGLVAITAPCAFVSVGSSAIIGLIAGVLVVLAVIFFDKIKIDDPVGAVSVHMVNGVWGTLSVGLFGAKDLVLAGSPGYGLFLGGGSGLLMVQLEGIVAVAVFVFAISCVSWFLIKMVMGLRVSADEETEGLDIGEHGELAYPEMMLKKG is encoded by the coding sequence ATGGCGGACACGGTCAAGGCCTTGGGAGACCAAGCCACCAGCCTGAAGGTGGCCGCGGATACCATCTGGACCCTGATCACCGCCATGCTGGTGTTCTGGATGAACGCCGGTTTCGCCTTGGTCGAATCGGGGATGTGCCGCACCAAGAATACGGTCAACATCCTGTCCAAGAACTTCATCGTTTTCGCCGTCTCCAGTATCTCCTTCTGGGTGCTGGGATGGGGGCTGATGTTCGGAAACGGTAACGGATTCATCGGGACCAGCGGCCTCTGGCTCGTGGGCGGCGCCGATAACAGCCCTGCCACGGGCGCGGCCTATCAAGGGGACTATAGTTCCATCAATTGGACCTCGACCCCGCTCTGGGCCAAGTTCTTCTTCCAATTGGTGTTCGCCGGAACGGCGGCCACCATCGTTTCGGGGGCCGTGGCGGAGCGCATCAAGTACTTCTCCTTCATCGTGTTCTCCTTCATCCTGGTCGGGATCATCTATCCCATCACCGGGCACTGGATCTGGGGCGGCGGCTGGTTGGGCGGGAAGCTCTTCCATGACTTCGCCGGCTCCACGGTCGTGCACTCGGTCGGCGGTTGGGCCGCTTTGGCCGGCGCCCTGATCCTCGGGCCCCGCATCGGGAAGTACAACAAGGACGGGTCGGCCAATACCCTCCCCGCCCACAACATGTCGACGGCCACTTTGGGCTGCCTGATCCTCTGGCTGGGCTGGTTCGGGTTCAACCCCGGGTCCACCATGGCCGCCGATCCGACCGCCATGGCCCGCATTTGCGTGACGACCAACACCGCCGCCGCCATGGGCGCTTTGGCCGCCACCTTCATGACGGCCCTCCTGATGGGTAAGCCCTCGCTGGGCATGACCATCAACGGTTGCTTGGCCGGTTTGGTGGCCATCACGGCCCCCTGCGCTTTCGTGAGCGTTGGAAGCTCCGCCATCATCGGACTGATCGCCGGGGTCCTAGTGGTCCTTGCGGTCATCTTCTTCGATAAGATCAAGATCGATGATCCGGTCGGTGCGGTCTCCGTCCACATGGTCAACGGCGTGTGGGGCACCCTTTCGGTGGGCCTCTTCGGCGCCAAGGACCTGGTCCTGGCTGGTTCTCCTGGTTACGGGTTGTTCCTGGGAGGCGGGTCTGGTCTCTTGATGGTCCAATTGGAAGGGATCGTGGCTGTCGCCGTGTTCGTCTTCGCCATCAGCTGTGTCTCCTGGTTCCTCATCAAGATGGTCATGGGGTTGCGTGTGTCGGCCGATGAAGAGACCGAAGGTCTGGATATCGGGGAGCACGGTGAGTTGGCTTATCCTGAGATGATGTTGAAGAAGGGCTGA
- a CDS encoding cation:proton antiporter, with protein MNESFLFLQDLALVLCVGAVTTLLFHWLKQPTVLGYLLAGLLVGPHVPLPLLAHEGTVRTLSELGVILVMFSIGLEFSIPRFLKVLPTAGLTAVIEISLMAWLGYMAARLLGWSPMESLFAGAIVSLPSTMVATKALADRYPNPQLDRVIVGILVVQDFVSVLLLAVLTPLAEGAKLSLSGLLMTCGSLIGFLGLLFGLGYLIIPRFIRAMVAQRNSETLLVATVGLCFAMALLAREGGYSVALGAFLAGMLVAESGAIHTIGRLIHPLRDMFAAVFFVSVGMLVDPAVLREHWGSVLLFSGLVVGGQILTVSVGTFLSGKPLKTALQAAMALTQIGEFSFIIAQIGVSHGVVRGFLYDVTVAVAVVTAFTTPLLLRAAEPFSRFVDSHLPKPLQTFTALYGSWLDEIRNEGEGGKTVWRRTRRMAWRLVLDTFILAVVIITTSATIQHWIPWLVSHWGFPGQWAKMILATTGLVLSLPFFLGVVRTARTMGGLIAAAAVRPSHEGELDLGLAPRRALTLALQLGIVFAVGFPLLALTQPFLPFGYSPLIFFILLTVLGVVFWKSAVNLQDHLRAGAQMVAEALSHRAPINQEVLLEEINTMAPGIGAPTSMRMEPGCPSIGKRLGDLNLRLLTGASIIAINRGEERILMPSGKETLQVGDNLVLVGSQEAVFLAKGLLRNPTGSVAVKASGGPPPSSDRPSGQ; from the coding sequence ATGAACGAATCGTTCCTCTTCCTCCAAGACTTGGCCCTGGTGCTTTGCGTGGGCGCGGTCACCACCCTTCTTTTCCACTGGCTCAAACAACCCACCGTATTGGGTTACCTTTTAGCCGGACTCTTGGTCGGCCCCCATGTCCCCCTTCCCCTCCTCGCGCACGAAGGGACCGTTCGGACCCTGTCCGAACTCGGGGTCATCCTGGTCATGTTCTCGATCGGCCTGGAATTCAGCATTCCCCGCTTCCTCAAGGTGCTGCCGACCGCCGGCCTTACCGCGGTCATCGAGATCTCGCTGATGGCTTGGCTGGGCTATATGGCCGCCCGTCTCTTGGGTTGGAGCCCAATGGAATCCCTTTTCGCCGGCGCGATCGTTTCCCTTCCCAGCACCATGGTGGCCACCAAAGCGCTCGCCGACCGGTATCCCAATCCCCAATTGGACCGGGTCATCGTCGGGATCCTGGTGGTCCAGGACTTCGTTTCGGTCCTTCTCCTGGCCGTCCTGACCCCTTTGGCCGAAGGGGCCAAACTTTCCCTGAGCGGTCTTTTGATGACCTGCGGTAGCCTCATCGGGTTCCTGGGCCTTCTCTTCGGCCTGGGTTACCTCATCATCCCCCGATTCATCCGGGCCATGGTGGCCCAGCGCAACTCGGAAACATTGCTGGTGGCCACCGTCGGCCTTTGCTTCGCCATGGCGCTCCTCGCCCGGGAAGGCGGCTATTCGGTCGCCTTGGGGGCTTTCCTGGCCGGGATGCTGGTGGCTGAGTCGGGTGCCATCCATACCATCGGCCGCCTGATCCACCCTTTGAGGGACATGTTCGCGGCCGTCTTCTTCGTTTCCGTCGGGATGCTGGTGGATCCGGCGGTGCTGCGGGAGCACTGGGGCTCGGTCCTTCTCTTTTCCGGACTGGTGGTCGGGGGACAGATCCTGACGGTCTCGGTGGGGACCTTCCTGAGCGGCAAACCGCTGAAGACGGCCCTGCAGGCGGCCATGGCGCTCACCCAGATCGGAGAGTTCTCCTTCATCATCGCCCAGATCGGCGTCTCCCACGGCGTGGTCCGCGGATTCCTCTATGACGTGACCGTAGCGGTCGCGGTGGTCACGGCTTTCACCACGCCGCTCCTGCTCCGGGCCGCCGAACCTTTTTCCCGGTTCGTGGACAGCCACCTGCCCAAGCCCTTGCAGACCTTCACCGCCCTTTACGGTTCCTGGCTGGACGAGATCCGGAACGAAGGGGAGGGGGGCAAAACGGTCTGGCGTCGCACCCGGCGCATGGCCTGGAGGCTGGTCCTGGACACCTTCATCCTGGCGGTCGTCATCATCACCACCTCGGCCACCATCCAGCACTGGATCCCCTGGCTGGTCTCCCATTGGGGCTTTCCGGGCCAATGGGCCAAGATGATCCTGGCGACCACCGGCCTGGTCCTGAGCCTCCCCTTCTTCCTCGGCGTGGTCCGGACGGCCCGGACCATGGGCGGGCTCATCGCCGCGGCGGCGGTGCGGCCTTCCCACGAAGGGGAACTGGACCTGGGCCTGGCCCCCCGCCGGGCCCTGACGCTCGCCTTGCAATTGGGGATCGTTTTCGCGGTGGGATTCCCCCTCCTGGCCCTCACCCAGCCCTTCCTGCCCTTCGGTTATAGTCCGTTGATCTTCTTCATCCTGTTGACCGTCCTGGGGGTCGTCTTCTGGAAGAGCGCCGTCAACCTGCAGGATCACCTGCGGGCCGGCGCCCAGATGGTGGCCGAGGCCCTGTCCCACCGGGCCCCCATCAACCAGGAAGTCCTTTTGGAGGAGATCAACACCATGGCGCCCGGGATCGGGGCACCGACCTCCATGCGGATGGAACCGGGTTGTCCCTCCATCGGGAAAAGGCTGGGGGACCTGAACCTCAGGCTCCTGACCGGGGCCAGCATCATCGCCATCAACCGGGGGGAAGAGCGCATCCTGATGCCATCCGGCAAGGAGACCCTTCAAGTGGGGGACAATCTGGTCCTGGTGGGAAGCCAGGAGGCGGTCTTCCTGGCCAAGGGCCTGCTCCGCAATCCCACCGGCTCCGTCGCCGTTAAAGCGTCCGGGGGCCCTCCCCCTTCTTCCGATAGACCTTCCGGCCAATAA
- a CDS encoding ferritin-like domain-containing protein — MGTRGREIVGVEVDQILKLLNQAYASEWLAYYQYWVGAKVIKGPMKDAVAAELNLHATEELNHATLVSGRILQLGGTPILSPKGWLDLSPCKYDAPEDPYVAQLLDQNIRGEQCAISIYKGLMDFTKDKDMVTYNIALTILEQEVEHEEDLQSLLEDLQLMVSRGSK; from the coding sequence ATGGGAACACGTGGCCGTGAGATCGTCGGGGTCGAGGTGGACCAGATCCTCAAGCTGTTGAACCAGGCCTACGCCAGTGAATGGCTGGCCTACTATCAATACTGGGTCGGGGCCAAGGTCATCAAGGGGCCCATGAAGGACGCCGTCGCGGCCGAACTGAACCTCCATGCCACCGAGGAGCTCAATCACGCGACCCTGGTATCGGGACGGATCCTCCAATTGGGCGGCACGCCGATCCTCTCTCCCAAGGGCTGGCTCGACCTGAGTCCTTGTAAGTACGACGCCCCAGAGGACCCCTACGTGGCCCAACTCCTGGACCAGAACATCCGCGGGGAGCAATGCGCCATCAGCATCTACAAAGGCTTAATGGATTTCACCAAGGACAAGGACATGGTGACCTACAACATCGCCCTGACCATCCTCGAGCAGGAGGTGGAGCACGAGGAGGACCTGCAGAGCCTCTTGGAGGACCTTCAACTCATGGTGAGCCGGGGAAGCAAATAA